A single window of Nicotiana tomentosiformis chromosome 1, ASM39032v3, whole genome shotgun sequence DNA harbors:
- the LOC104086728 gene encoding protein ALTERED PHOSPHATE STARVATION RESPONSE 1-like: MGCVASKLEQEEEVVSICKERKHQLKLAVERRYTLADAHYKYCQALYGVSAALKLFVARHSTPTSPYLITFPPPCPSSPPKEKVVSNPLFLQQTPSEPTQESICCGATRKSTTTPSDSSEEEDRVEKVETQQQQQQQQQPGYGYFYMEMPQMVQSPPTDFGWDFFNPFNSVRPEIISGYHRISEEDIRAVREQEGIPDLEEEEEEEGNGKKEENKVVATAEKENVEHRENGSEVVQSVHTANVNQEDRNKGLTVVDNPLQGRELLEALTDIEDHFVKAYDSGKEVSRMLEANWVHSQPNLGEPKDNSTKMIPAITWKSPSSRSSSCKSLVASSSKSSSTWTEFKNDLFDEYGGMGSGSHSLTLGRLYAWEKKLYEEVKAGDSTWKLYEKKCNQLRNHDSRGDEGRTTDKTRAAVKELYSRILVAIRSAETISTRIEKLRDEELQPQIIELLQGMMRTWKIMLESHEIQNKIIFDVKSFTCPTYGKFCNDSHRLATLQLDVELQNWRTRFQDYIAAQKAYVEALHGWLSKFTIPEVEFYSKRRSSIPQCRANGPPLLMICHDWLSAMNKLPDRAVSVALKGCGKDVRALWVQQGEEQQQKLKVDSMSKELDRKTLAFQKVENKLYEFKLTDRSSELEVDHRAEYLKERKDLLDNFRKRVDLEKEEHQKCMQETQRITLNGFQTGFCRVFESIAEFSSAALKMYNELLSSGEKAEKVGNPPSIESSQAGEDVKR; this comes from the exons ATGGGGTGTGTTGCATCCAAGTTAGAACAAGAAGAAGAGGTAGTTTCCATTTGCAAAGAGAGAAAACACCAGCTGAAATTAGCTGTTGAGAGAAGGTACACTTTAGCTGATGCACATTACAAATACTGTCAAGCATTGTATGGAGTTTCAGCAGCACTTAAGCTCTTTGTTGCTCGCCATTCTACTCCAACTTCTCCATATCTCATAACATTCCCACCACCTTGTCCCTCTTCTCCTCCAAAAGAAAAAGTGGTTTCAAACCCTCTGTTTCTTCAGCAAACACCTTCTGAACCAACACAAGAATCCATTTGTTGTGGGGCAACACGCAAATCTACTACAACCCCATCAGATTCTTCTGAGGAAGAAGATAGAGTAGAGAAAGTTGAGACacaacaacagcagcagcagcaacagcaGCCAGGTTATGGCTATTTTTACATGGAAATGCCTCAAATGGTACAATCACCACCAACAGATTTTGGTTGGGATTTTTTCAACCCTTTTAATAGTGTAAGGCCAGAAATAATTAGTGGGTATCATAGGATTTCTGAGGAGGATATAAGGGCAGTAAGGGAACAAGAAGGTATTCCAGATTtagaggaagaggaggaagaggaagggaatggaaagaaggaagagaataAGGTAGTAGCTACTGCAGAAAAGGAAAATGTGGAGCATAGGGAAAATGGGAGTGAAGTTGTACAGTCAGTGCATACTGCTAATGTAAACCAAGAGGACCGAAATAAAGGTTTGACAGTTGTGGATAATCCATTACAGGggagggaattacttgaagcatTGACTGACATTGAAGACCATTTTGTTAAGGCATATGATTCTGGAAAGGAAGTATCAAGAATGCTGGAGGCAAATTGGGTACATTCACAGCCCAATTTGGGGGAACCCAAAG ACAACTCAACGAAAATGATCCCTGCCATTACTTGGAAGTCACCTTCATCTCGGTCGTCATCATGCAAGAGTCTTGTAGCTTCTAGTTCCAAAAGCTCATCAACATGGACAGAATTCAAGAATGATCTATTTGATGAGTATGGTGGAATGGGCTCTGGGAGCCATTCGTTGACGCTAGGACGGTTATATGCttgggagaagaagctatatgagGAGGTTAAG GCTGGAGATAGTACTTGGAAATTATATGAGAAGAAGTGCAATCAACTAAGAAATCATGATTCAAGAGGAGATGAAGGACGGACAACGGACAAAACCAGAGCAGCAGTAAAAGAACTCTATAGCAGGATCCTAGTTGCAATTCGAAGTGCTGAGACCATATCAACAAGAATTGAGAAATTACGAGATGAAGAACTGCAGCCTCAAATCATTGAACTGCTTCAAGG TATGATGAGAACCTGGAAGATCATGCTGGAATCTCATGAGATCCAGAACAAGATTATATTCGACGTGAAAAGCTTCACCTGTCCTACATATGGGAAGTTCTGCAATGACTCTCACCGGCTTGCCACACTCCAGCTTGATGTTGAGCTTCAAAATTGGCGCACACGCTTCCAAGATTACATTGCTGCCCAGAAGGCTTACGTGGAGGCACTCCATGGATGGCTGTCCAAGTTTACAATCCCTGAAGTTGAATTCTACTCCAAAAGGAGGAGTTCAATTCCACAGTGTCGAGCTAATGGTCCTCCACTTCTCATGATTTGTCATGATTGGTTGTCTGCCATGAACAAGTTGCCAGATAGAGCAGTTTCTGTTGCCCTAAAGGGTTGCGGAAAGGATGTAAGAGCTTTGTGGGTTCAGCAGGGAGAGGAACAGCAACAAAAGCTAAAAGTTGACAGCATGTCCAAAGAATTAGACAGGAAAACATTGGCATTCCAAAAGGTAGAGAACAAGCTTTATGAGTTCAAGCTCACAGACCGAAGCTCGGAGCTCGAAGTTGATCATAGAGCTGAGTATTTGAAGGAGAGGAAAGACTTGCTGGACAACTTCAGGAAAAGGGTTGATCTAGAGAAGGAAGAACACCAAAAATGCATGCAAGAAACTCAGAGGATCACTCTGAACGGCTTTCAGACTGGGTTTTGCAGAGTTTTTGAGTCTATAGCAGAATTTTCCAGCGCAGCACTAAAAATGTATAATGAACTACTAAGCAGCGGTGAGAAAGCTGAGAAAGTCGGTAACCCACCATCCATAGAGAGCTCCCAAGCTGGTGAAGATGTCAAAAGATGA